Part of the Pseudorasbora parva isolate DD20220531a chromosome 13, ASM2467924v1, whole genome shotgun sequence genome is shown below.
TGAAGTTCATAACTGAATGTGACGGGACAAGAAACTTTAACAGAGCTGTTTTCTGCTCCCCGTACAATTTGTATGGTCCCCCAATGTGTTCAAGACATGGTAACATTTTGCATATAATAGGCAGACTCATCAGTGCAGTTATAGAACAATTAAATAACTTGAGTATTTGCATCCTGTAATTGTTAACACTATAGTTGCCAACACTGACCCGTATAGGAATGATGTGGCTGGGGCAGTTGACCACAGGCAGCCCAGCGTCCAGCAGCAGCTGTCTCATGAGTTTGACGTTTCTCTGATGGGCTCTGCGCAAGGCCTGGCCTTCTGCGCTCTTTAGCACTTGCACCGATTCCAGAGCCCCCGCCAGCACCATTGGAGGTAAGGAAGTAGTGAAGATAAACCCAGCGGCGTAGGAGCGCACAGTGTCTACCAGGGCGGCAGTGCTGGCTATGTACCCACCAACACAGCCAAATGCCTTGCCTACAGATATTTCAAACAGTGTAATCTTGATGAAAAGAATTAGGGCAAGAACACAGGTGACATTGAGTAGTGCCGGATAAAATCATGCACTTGACATTGACTGTATCTCTCTTACCCAGGGTTCCCGAGACAATATCGATCTTGTGCATGATGTTGTCTCTCTCTCCTATACCTGCTCCATGAGCCCCATACAGACCAACAGCATGGACTTCATCCACAAAAGTCAGAGCACCATATTTGTGTGCTACGTCGCACAGTTCTTCCAGAGGGCAAATAGCACCTGAGAAACAAATTGAGATTTATTTAGTTGAGTCAGTATCATGCAGCATCATGCAAAAGATGTAGTTTTAAGTTACAGATGCAGAGTAGAAATGCACTATTATCAGTTGGCCATGAATAATTTATTCCACGAACCAAAGTGTATGATAAAAGGGTGGTTGCCAAGGCAAAGTTGGCTGGTCACGTGATCTCAAAATGGCCGCCCCAATGAGGCGACCCACTCTATAGCCCTGTCCCAAATAgcaccctcacggtcttcctctgagtccacactttcacaacgtaatgctgctttgactgccgggtagaagtcctctgcgtagctcACAAACTTGTGGGCTTAGCTAAAGTGTGCATCGAGGGCGCATAACGCCCGCAAAGGAGGCGCTCATGAGCACCCTTCTTTACACTTAAATGATGAATGGACACCCTACGGTCTTatggacttaacggacacgcgcacgcaatggccattgtaagtccacaagaccgaaagtgcacatgaagtgttgTCACTTGGGACAcagccatttgggacagggcctatcTAAAATGAAACGGCACACTGGCTACCGATGACTGGAAGCTTCATTTCATGTGAgtgtacatacacacacagaaaaagGGTGTGAAAATGTAGGAGTACAACAGTTTGTCACTGGAGCAGTACTCTTAAAAGAtcatatttgtacttttttttccaCCGAAAGGTTcatagtaccttaaggtacgtaTGTGTACTTGATCTTTGGgactaaaatgcatattttaggagtaaaaaaaggtacaaagatgtccttttaagaaTACTCCCCTAGTGACAAGCTGTTatacccacactgtaaaaaaatttggttggtttttgttggtttaacttaaaaaagtaagtaacctggttgccttaaaattttgagtttattgaaataaaacatttgagttgatacaatgaaggaaatttgtttaataaatagaaactcaaaatatttttgtatctgaaccatataaaatttttgataaatcataaaaataacactatttggcatgtttcactgcatcatcagaaataaaacacacacaatttcccaatatgcttacaaaatcttttaataatattttaataaaggttgtcgaatctcaaaaaaattgtcattgtattaactcaaaaattttcatttcaattaactcaaaattttaaggcaaccaggtaactttttttctaaatatttttttacagtacataaaggtacaattttggcACTCTTGTGTACTAATTTTCCGAACtatgttatttttaataacaaaaaaatactgagTGCACTTGTtttcaaattacatttttacatcaaTAATTAATGGTACGCAAGTAACCCACTAGTTAGGTGCTTCATTTTAGTCTATGCATATGGCAGAtggttttatccaaagcaacttgcaGTGCATTCAAGTTTTCCACTGTATTAGTACGCTTTCCCGGGGAATCAAACCTATGACATTGCCATTGCTTTTTTGTCAAATTTTTACCTataattttcattatttatgCAGAATTCATGATTGAATGTGACGGGACAAACAGATCTGTTTTCAGCTATTTTGATACTGGAAAACAAACTCTTGTTAATCAATTATGTGATATCATCATCTCACCATCCATTGAATGCACAGTCTCAAAGGCCACGATTTTGGGTGTGAGTGGATCTGAGCGGCTGAGTAGTTCCTCCAGGTGACTGGCATCATTGTGTCGGAAAATTAAGCGTTTAGCCCCGCTGTTCCTGATGCCCTGGATCATGGAGGCGTGATTGCCCATGTCTGAGTAAATCTCACATCCTTTGCAGAGAAAAGACATTTTTAGAGGAATTTCAGAAGAACACTACTACCGTACAAACGTTAAAATTCCTTTATCAATTCACACATTCATTAATCAAAGGCAATTCATTCCGTTTTGTTTAATACCTGGGAGCATTTTAGCCAAAGTAAAGAGGGTGGAATCATTGGCTACAAAGCAGGAAGAAAAGACCAGGGCTCCATCTTTCTGGTGTAAACGGGCCAGCTCACTCTCCAAGGCCACGTGATAGTTACTCGTCCCAGAGATATTTCGGGTTCCACCTGCTCCTGCACCATGCTTCTCCAAAGCCTCTCTAGGAACCAATGAAACCTGTGATTACTCCGTTTTAGCAGCTATACTGTGTGTATATCCAAAAACAAAATTAGAAATGTCAAAGTTTTATGAAATTTACATATATTATTTAGCAAATCTACAATTCCACCATATATTTGAAAAGCAAATAGCTAGTATCCTATagttaatatactttaatgcaCCTTCATTTGTTCTTCTCTAAGAATGATGGCAAGCATTTGTTTCATTGTCTGTTTTATGTACTGACCTTATGGCCTTAACAACTCGGGGATGTCGGCTCATGCCCAGGTAATCATTACTGCACCATACAGACACCTGGGAGCCCAAGCGTCCAGGGATGGAGTAGTCCTCACCAAAAGGGAAAACCTCTGCAAAGCGGTTCACCGTCTTAAAGATACGGTAGGTATGGTCATTCTTCTTTTCCACTATCTTCTGAGTGAAGAAGTCATCGTAGTTGAAACTGGCTCTGGCTGAATTATTTAAAGAGTAGACAGGCAATTACCACAGTCAATAAGTAAGGGAAAAAATGGCAGCAATGAAAGAAGATTGACACTAAGTGCTGCAGAATATACACTGTATACTAAACAGTCTTGGATCAATTCGACCCTTTACTCACCATCCATTATTCCACTAGTTcagatataaaaatatatatatattcacacaaaGACTCTTGGCAGTCCAATCAAATAATGAGTCAAAAATTAGatattaaatttaaaactgcaGACATAATAGTATACCCCTGTACTGTAAATCACTAAGGAAAATGTGGTTAAACTCACCAAAGTTATCTTGAAGAAGGTGTGTAGGACCAGTGGACTGATAACTTTGCAAGCCACTGAACATCGAGCTGATCAAACCTGGAGAAATATGCCCTTGATTTGTCAGAAATTCATCAAACACACACTAAATGCAGTATCTTTGCTCTGTTTTCACATTGAAATCCCTTTAACATTTCATTGCATATACAAAACTAAGCCCAGCTTAAACTTAGTCTCAGACTAAAATGAACTGTTTTAActaaaagcaacttgcactgagatatcataaaatgtatcagtgccattgttttgtctcaagatgcacaccagaaatattttttttctaaggcatgtttataaaagctaatcctggcttaatctaagccttgtctgtgaaaccaagcataagtgttttgtatttaatgtcacagtttaaatatattttctttaaattaCAGACTATGCAGTAGCTATGAACTATGCACCATGCTTCAAAAACTGCAATTTTccaattaggtattattttctAGTAAACATGCGGCTGTGTGAAATTTCATCTGTTGTGTGATTGTCTGAAGACTAGCTTTTGTTACATCAGCAGTCTGAGTTATCATCATCTGCTTACTATTCACAGCTGAGGAGTCTCTGAAATTGGAGTTAAATGGCGCAAATTGCAGAGAGGAGAATGTTCTCCAAGCTGCATGTTATTATGTAAAATGCATCCAACCACTGCATGATACACAGCTCAGACAAAAGAGCCTCTTCAGCAGTGAACGAATTATACTGAGGTGGCAAAAAGAGACATCAGCCAGTCAGTCAGTCCATGAATCTATCACAgagttctttttcttttttttacctgaGGTGTCTTGATTCTCTAGATTAGGCTGAACATCCTCCTGTACTTGTGGACTTGCTTTAACCAGTCCAATCTTCGAGGAAACAAAAGGACAAGCTTTTGACATGGAGATCGCCACCTGAGTCGCTGTGGTCGCCAGCTGTCGGTTTGGCTGCTTGTGAGGGAGCAGGCCTGAACACAAAAcatacatgaatatgaatataagCAGCGTATAGCCTTTATGGGGTACTTACTACTGATTTAGCCTCCTGGGTGCCATGGTCCTCGTACAAGGACATTATATTTTTGTGAATTCTCAGACACCATGTCAAAGTTTTAAATCTTagacttttcattttttggtctttaaaaatgactgAATAATCAAATGTAGCACTCTTATGcagttataataatattttgaaatattaaatagtttgtaattataatttaaattgaCTAGTTTTCcaattatttgttataaatcaaaatCTCGAGAAAATGTAAATGGGTTTctaaccaaaatataactttctGTTACAAAACGGCATTgatttcatatttaaataatttttaacagGCATTTTAGGTGACACAGCAAGTGAAtagggaaataaattacatatcaatGTTCCTATAAAACCAACTATTATTCCCATTATTAAACCagttttttcattttcattttttatgttGCTCCACTGACACATTCATACAGTCTAATTTGCATAtcatatgcaaattagatagTGTATAGATACATTGCATTGAATGGGAAAACCCATGTATAaccattttacccacatattgcataaagtaaaatgGTATATAAATTCATTCCATTATATCTTTCATAACATAATTTAGAACCATTTTCAAACAAAGTTTGGTTAAAACAAATCATGAAAGCcatatcataaaataaaaataaaataaaaaatcattgcCCTCTATGTAATGACTtggaaaaaattataaaatcaaAAAACTTTGACGGTTAAAATAGACCTAGCCTACTTGGTCTGttttaatgtaatataaaataagGAATATTATAAATATGGAAAGTTATAGTCATTATTGCTACTGGCATAGTAAACCTTACAGTGATATACTATAGAAAATAGAAAACAGCAGCATTACCATTTCCCTCAGAGAATTGGGTGGCTTTTACAGAGATCTGGCGGACAATGATAGGACATCGGTCAGCCAAGCTGAGGAAGGCTGCCACATTTCTCAGAGAGAGGCCTGGAGTGGACTTCAGGAATGGGCAGTGATGCagaaaagcagacatgattttaacAGCTGTAAACAATGGAAAAGATGTTGTTCAGTGGGATGAgtattttcaaaatgactttaCCATAATGTAACGACGTTATTAGACTGAACGAAAAGAGGCCcagataaaaaataatgatCAGGCTACATAATATTAATATGTCAGCGCCTTAAAGACCCTATTTCCAAAGTGTAGGTGTGGGCGCACCGGGCACCTAGGCGCGGCCGATAGCGCTCCTTATCTGGAACGCGCAGACACGCACTTTCCACAGCACTCCGTTCTAAAAATTATAAACTGACGTCATATATATTGATAAAGGATAGATTATACTCACCGAAAAGTTTCAACCCTACAAAACGAAGTATTATTACAATGTCCAAAACAACAACACAGTTTCAAAGTGGAGCctatttgcaaaaatgtaaacTAATTTTAGtcatattacattaataatattaataataatgacactgttgttaatataataatatagcaTGCTATTAATAAGAAAAATGTCTTACTATTATgttgtgatgtagcctaatatatgtAAGTTTATA
Proteins encoded:
- the alas2 gene encoding 5-aminolevulinate synthase, erythroid-specific, mitochondrial, which codes for MSAFLHHCPFLKSTPGLSLRNVAAFLSLADRCPIIVRQISVKATQFSEGNGLLPHKQPNRQLATTATQVAISMSKACPFVSSKIGLVKASPQVQEDVQPNLENQDTSGLISSMFSGLQSYQSTGPTHLLQDNFARASFNYDDFFTQKIVEKKNDHTYRIFKTVNRFAEVFPFGEDYSIPGRLGSQVSVWCSNDYLGMSRHPRVVKAIREALEKHGAGAGGTRNISGTSNYHVALESELARLHQKDGALVFSSCFVANDSTLFTLAKMLPGCEIYSDMGNHASMIQGIRNSGAKRLIFRHNDASHLEELLSRSDPLTPKIVAFETVHSMDGAICPLEELCDVAHKYGALTFVDEVHAVGLYGAHGAGIGERDNIMHKIDIVSGTLGKAFGCVGGYIASTAALVDTVRSYAAGFIFTTSLPPMVLAGALESVQVLKSAEGQALRRAHQRNVKLMRQLLLDAGLPVVNCPSHIIPIRVGNAAKNSKVCDILLEEHNIYVQAINYPTVARGEELLRLAPSPFHNPIMMNYFVEKLLDVWQEVGLPLNGPAIASCTFCDRPLHFDLMSEWEKSYFGSMEPRYITVAAQ